Proteins encoded in a region of the Paenibacillus sp. E222 genome:
- a CDS encoding CsbD family protein, translated as MSNSTSDKIKAGINKAKGEVKDQIGNATNNRSLQAEGKKDKAKGAVQDKIADVKKHH; from the coding sequence ATGAGTAATTCAACTAGCGATAAAATCAAAGCAGGTATCAATAAGGCTAAAGGCGAAGTGAAGGATCAGATCGGTAATGCAACGAATAACAGATCCCTTCAGGCTGAGGGTAAAAAAGACAAAGCCAAAGGTGCTGTGCAGGACAAAATTGCAGATGTTAAAAAACATCACTAG
- a CDS encoding RNA polymerase sigma factor, whose amino-acid sequence MDGLTDNRHIRPGEDETLEDRQKEPDIALIQRAQTGDTEAFGELIHRYRGQLFRYVRALTHDSYLAEDILQDGLIRAFIHMGQLQNAERFMAWMQRIVRNQAYSHMQRQEQQREQHFSSFLAFGADDASWSDQDSLDMTLNHLLNDTDRRSQETGYDPYQAVAQQEMRNNLHMLLGCLNEREQQVFTSYSMEQLSPQEMACKFNLTIANVYQILSRSRKKVSQLHIHLSVEEMLAEWNSLGQNRVILEEPLSFRAPQTWNSAAASIHEMLGYIGPSPSLPMVMGMSGLSFRLTILPQDIHIAGPTAYNFKEVLTRGLQHMGYRSHAVEALASQAGLNANLVDPSMLEEKAKGKRLLNPRLVRALSLIRYSIHRGIPAVVWDLHIPEFGLIYGYDDAARTLYGTDFIKSGTIAYDHVGRGVNQEVFVLAAESDGMIRELNLHAALTDALAHYRGEDPYTLPNTVSGLAAYAVWREALEYRRVEPNGHAYNIAVLWDARRYASEFFKELSLKWASTARYSSLIPFCLQAEELYRNMSQKLNILAELCPFPDGGLPNEKLHADQAISILLEVEELERAAVVVIKALLDGMAQHSPEIVMV is encoded by the coding sequence ATGGATGGATTAACTGACAATCGCCATATCAGGCCAGGGGAAGATGAGACATTAGAGGATCGGCAAAAGGAGCCGGATATCGCGCTTATCCAACGAGCCCAAACTGGCGATACAGAGGCCTTTGGGGAGTTGATTCACCGTTACCGTGGGCAATTGTTTCGTTATGTGCGAGCACTTACGCATGATTCTTATCTCGCAGAAGACATTTTACAGGATGGGCTTATTCGTGCGTTCATTCATATGGGACAGCTTCAGAATGCTGAGCGTTTCATGGCCTGGATGCAGCGCATTGTGCGTAATCAGGCTTACTCACATATGCAGCGCCAAGAACAGCAGCGGGAACAACATTTTTCTTCGTTCCTTGCATTTGGAGCCGATGACGCTTCATGGAGCGATCAAGACTCGCTCGACATGACGCTGAATCATCTTTTGAATGACACCGATCGGAGATCCCAGGAGACAGGCTATGATCCGTATCAAGCTGTTGCTCAGCAGGAAATGAGGAACAATCTCCACATGCTGCTGGGTTGTCTGAATGAAAGAGAACAACAGGTCTTCACATCGTATTCTATGGAGCAGCTGTCACCGCAAGAAATGGCCTGCAAATTCAATCTGACAATTGCCAATGTGTATCAAATCCTGTCCCGTTCACGTAAAAAAGTGTCTCAGCTTCATATTCATTTATCTGTAGAAGAAATGCTGGCAGAGTGGAATTCACTCGGGCAAAATCGAGTGATTCTGGAGGAACCCCTTTCGTTTCGGGCTCCCCAAACCTGGAACTCGGCAGCAGCATCCATTCACGAGATGTTAGGTTATATCGGTCCATCTCCGTCTCTCCCCATGGTTATGGGGATGAGCGGACTCTCTTTTCGTCTAACCATCCTACCTCAGGATATACATATCGCTGGCCCCACCGCCTATAACTTCAAAGAGGTGCTTACCAGAGGATTGCAACATATGGGTTATCGTTCCCATGCGGTTGAGGCTTTGGCGAGCCAAGCGGGACTCAATGCCAATCTGGTCGATCCTTCGATGCTAGAGGAGAAAGCGAAGGGGAAAAGGTTGCTTAATCCAAGACTTGTTCGGGCCCTCTCCCTAATACGTTACTCCATTCATCGGGGAATTCCGGCCGTCGTATGGGACCTGCATATTCCCGAGTTCGGATTGATCTATGGCTATGATGATGCAGCCCGGACCCTATACGGTACAGATTTCATTAAATCAGGAACAATTGCCTATGATCATGTAGGCCGGGGTGTGAATCAGGAAGTATTTGTACTGGCAGCGGAATCAGATGGCATGATACGAGAACTGAACTTGCACGCGGCACTGACAGATGCTTTGGCTCATTATCGTGGGGAGGACCCGTATACCTTGCCGAACACAGTCAGTGGTCTGGCTGCCTATGCGGTCTGGAGAGAAGCCCTAGAATATAGACGGGTAGAACCGAACGGTCATGCCTATAACATTGCGGTTTTGTGGGATGCAAGACGTTATGCAAGTGAGTTTTTCAAAGAACTTTCTCTAAAGTGGGCTTCGACTGCCCGCTATTCCAGCTTGATTCCATTCTGTCTTCAGGCGGAAGAGTTATATCGAAACATGTCCCAAAAGTTAAATATACTCGCGGAATTATGTCCTTTTCCAGATGGAGGACTGCCTAATGAGAAGCTTCATGCCGATCAGGCTATCTCGATACTTCTGGAGGTGGAGGAATTGGAGCGTGCCGCTGTCGTTGTAATAAAAGCGTTGCTTGATGGAATGGCTCAGCATTCCCCAGAAATAGTTATGGTGTGA
- a CDS encoding DUF1641 domain-containing protein gives MSQSPTQQEVPVTEGADVSQRQSLDVLDQLMKPEVQESLTVLVENLPKLAEMVTAMTKAYDFAQSVATDKVLISDTMSAMGEFAKPVVDKAKGVASAAIEANDRAQAEQTSVGLFAMLKMLKDPNVQQTLRFAQSFLSILNERQQQQR, from the coding sequence ATGTCACAATCGCCTACTCAACAAGAGGTGCCGGTTACAGAAGGTGCCGACGTTTCCCAACGCCAGTCCTTGGACGTACTGGATCAACTGATGAAGCCTGAGGTACAGGAGTCTCTGACCGTTCTGGTGGAGAACCTGCCTAAACTGGCTGAAATGGTCACTGCAATGACCAAAGCTTATGACTTTGCACAAAGCGTAGCTACAGACAAAGTTCTGATCAGCGACACAATGAGCGCAATGGGCGAGTTTGCTAAACCTGTTGTAGACAAAGCTAAAGGTGTAGCTTCTGCTGCCATCGAAGCGAATGATCGTGCGCAAGCCGAGCAAACTTCGGTTGGTTTGTTCGCTATGCTCAAAATGCTTAAAGATCCAAACGTACAACAAACGCTGCGTTTTGCTCAATCATTCCTGAGCATCCTGAACGAGCGTCAACAACAGCAACGTTAA
- a CDS encoding NAD(P)/FAD-dependent oxidoreductase, whose amino-acid sequence MSKQILILGGGYGGLLTALTARQYLTPEEATITVVNRYPTHQIITELHRLAAGSIAEKAVALPLEKLLSGKNVNLKIDTVDTIKPDEKKVLMTSGSTYSYDALVVALGSETAFFGIPGLQEYSFTLKSVSDANRIRAHVEARLDAYKQSGNKADATFVIGGGGLTGIELVGEFADLLPAVCQEKGIDFKEVSLYTVEAGPSILAGFPPELVERAKSSLEKRGVNFIVGVAITEMKENEVLLKDGSSIPTNTLVWTGGVQGNAVVANSGIEVDRGRAKVTEVLQSTSHKDVFVAGDSAVVFPSEGARPYPPTAQLAWQMGETIGHNLGVMFKGGAMESFTPVFSGTLGSLGRKDAVGMIGGNQTRLKGLPATMMKEASNIRYLAHIHGLFALAY is encoded by the coding sequence ATGTCGAAGCAAATTTTGATCTTGGGCGGAGGTTACGGTGGTCTGTTGACTGCGCTGACTGCGCGTCAATACCTGACACCGGAAGAAGCGACTATTACAGTCGTGAACCGTTACCCTACGCACCAAATTATTACGGAACTGCACCGTCTTGCAGCAGGAAGCATTGCTGAAAAAGCAGTTGCCCTTCCACTCGAAAAATTGCTGAGTGGTAAAAATGTGAACTTGAAAATCGATACGGTGGACACAATCAAGCCGGACGAGAAAAAAGTTCTCATGACCAGCGGTTCTACTTACTCTTACGATGCACTCGTTGTTGCCTTGGGCAGTGAAACGGCATTCTTCGGAATTCCGGGATTGCAGGAGTACAGCTTCACGCTGAAATCCGTTAGTGATGCTAACCGCATTCGTGCACACGTGGAAGCTCGCTTGGATGCTTACAAACAATCCGGCAACAAAGCAGACGCTACGTTTGTTATCGGTGGCGGTGGTTTGACAGGTATCGAGCTTGTTGGTGAATTCGCAGACCTTCTTCCGGCTGTATGCCAAGAAAAAGGTATCGACTTCAAAGAAGTTTCCCTGTACACGGTTGAAGCAGGTCCTTCCATCCTGGCAGGATTCCCGCCAGAACTGGTTGAGCGTGCAAAATCGAGTCTGGAAAAACGTGGCGTTAACTTCATCGTTGGCGTAGCGATTACCGAAATGAAAGAAAATGAAGTTCTGCTGAAAGACGGAAGCTCGATCCCTACGAACACACTCGTATGGACTGGTGGCGTTCAAGGTAATGCAGTTGTTGCCAACAGCGGAATTGAAGTGGATCGTGGCCGTGCGAAAGTTACGGAAGTACTGCAATCCACATCTCATAAAGACGTGTTTGTTGCTGGAGACAGTGCAGTGGTCTTCCCTAGCGAAGGCGCTCGCCCATACCCTCCAACAGCACAATTGGCTTGGCAAATGGGTGAAACCATTGGTCACAACTTGGGCGTAATGTTCAAAGGTGGCGCAATGGAATCCTTCACACCAGTATTCTCCGGTACACTGGGAAGTCTGGGTCGTAAGGATGCTGTCGGCATGATCGGTGGCAACCAGACTCGTCTGAAAGGTCTGCCAGCAACCATGATGAAAGAAGCAAGTAACATCCGTTACCTTGCTCATATTCACGGTTTGTTTGCACTGGCTTACTAA
- a CDS encoding SDR family oxidoreductase produces the protein MNVFVIGANGQIGKFLVQQLAEEGKHQVTAMIRKPEQADLLKQLGANVVIGDLEGSVDDLAEAMKDHNAIVFTAGSGGSTGADQTLLIDLDGAVKTMEAAQQQGITRYILVSAFGADQREKWSEAIKPYYVAKHYADRALFASDLNYTIIRPGGLKNEPGTGKISVGTDLKPGSIPREDVARVIAASLQEEKTYRMAFDLIAGDDLVEDALGKL, from the coding sequence ATGAACGTATTCGTAATTGGAGCGAACGGACAAATTGGCAAATTTCTGGTGCAGCAACTGGCGGAGGAAGGGAAACATCAGGTCACCGCGATGATTCGCAAACCGGAGCAGGCAGACCTACTTAAGCAGCTCGGTGCCAATGTCGTAATTGGTGATTTGGAAGGCAGCGTGGATGATCTGGCCGAGGCAATGAAGGATCACAATGCCATTGTATTTACAGCAGGCTCCGGTGGATCTACGGGTGCAGACCAAACATTGCTCATAGATCTCGATGGTGCAGTCAAAACCATGGAGGCGGCGCAGCAGCAGGGAATTACCAGATATATTCTGGTCAGTGCGTTTGGGGCAGATCAACGGGAGAAATGGTCAGAGGCCATTAAGCCGTATTACGTGGCGAAGCATTATGCTGATCGGGCGTTATTCGCAAGTGATCTGAATTACACCATTATCCGTCCTGGAGGTTTGAAAAATGAGCCGGGTACCGGCAAAATCTCTGTAGGAACAGATTTGAAACCGGGTAGTATCCCACGTGAAGATGTGGCTCGTGTCATCGCTGCTTCCCTCCAGGAGGAGAAGACGTATCGAATGGCTTTTGATCTGATCGCCGGGGATGACTTGGTAGAGGATGCCTTAGGTAAATTGTAA
- a CDS encoding response regulator transcription factor: MNEAVLVIEDEPKIARLLELELQYEGYQVGKAGSGTEGLEMYGNGQWDLVLLDIMLPGLSGIEVLRRIRAKDATVPILMLTAKDSVEDKVSGLDLGANDYITKPFRIEELLARVRAALRLSAASAAAHSSSSVTRDTAQSSEHTADNETGWLTAGGLKLNEGTREVSRDGQPIELTPREFDLLVYLLQNQRQVLSRDQIVQAVWGYDYYGDTNVVDVYIRYVRKKVDNGFTPPLIHTVRGVGYVLKEQV, from the coding sequence ATGAATGAAGCGGTGCTGGTGATCGAGGATGAGCCCAAAATTGCACGCCTGCTTGAACTGGAATTACAGTATGAGGGATATCAGGTAGGCAAGGCAGGCAGCGGAACGGAAGGGCTGGAGATGTATGGGAACGGGCAATGGGATCTGGTTCTGCTGGATATTATGCTGCCGGGTCTGAGTGGCATTGAAGTGCTGCGGCGGATACGTGCCAAAGATGCGACCGTGCCCATTCTGATGCTCACAGCCAAAGACTCTGTGGAAGACAAAGTCTCCGGACTCGATCTGGGGGCCAATGACTATATTACAAAACCGTTCCGGATCGAAGAACTGCTCGCGAGAGTACGTGCTGCACTGCGCCTGAGTGCTGCCTCGGCTGCTGCCCATTCTTCCTCTTCGGTCACACGGGACACAGCGCAATCATCGGAGCACACGGCGGATAATGAGACAGGCTGGCTCACCGCAGGTGGATTGAAGCTGAATGAAGGAACCCGTGAGGTATCCCGGGATGGTCAACCGATTGAGCTTACCCCGCGTGAGTTCGATCTATTGGTGTATCTGCTGCAAAACCAGCGCCAGGTGCTGAGCCGGGACCAGATTGTCCAAGCCGTATGGGGATACGATTATTATGGAGATACCAATGTGGTGGATGTGTATATCCGTTATGTGCGCAAAAAAGTCGATAACGGATTCACACCACCCTTAATACATACCGTTCGGGGTGTTGGTTACGTCCTGAAGGAGCAAGTATGA
- a CDS encoding ATP-binding protein translates to MSLRSKIYGYSSVLFAVLLIAVNLSVYIVFERMSIDNEIKRVEAEAESIVKGVRQSAGSIPPDDLLRAYAPLDGMLRIVNEDGTSSPPVTTSAEEQLSKLSYKYESEKKSEYTHVGPIGYVWVSVPVIWPDGEVVNLQVTESIEDTENRLSVLRTVLVAVTIIALIPAIISSRILANRMTRPIQQMTRTMSDIQSSGQFKRLPLDEKSKDELKTMGQTFNRMMDLLESNFERQERFVSDASHELKTPLTIIESYASLLQRRGKERPEVFDEAVEAILSESVRMREMTEQLLLLAKQPEQWNVQLERVDITQLALDSTRAFREAYHREVHCDDPGRIWVISDVSKLKQLLFILLDNARKYSEDAIEVRLEAQGQESRICIVDKGIGMREEELSKVFDRFYRVDQARTRSGGASGSGLGLSLAKDIAEAVGARIELNSTEGRGTEASIILPTSLQNGSLS, encoded by the coding sequence ATGAGCCTGCGCAGCAAAATCTACGGATACTCGTCCGTATTGTTCGCCGTACTGCTGATTGCTGTCAATCTGTCGGTGTATATCGTGTTTGAACGAATGTCGATCGATAACGAGATCAAGCGGGTAGAGGCTGAGGCCGAGTCTATTGTAAAAGGAGTGCGTCAGTCTGCCGGCTCCATTCCGCCGGATGACTTGCTCCGGGCCTACGCGCCGCTGGACGGCATGCTGCGGATCGTCAATGAAGACGGCACCAGCTCCCCGCCGGTGACGACCTCGGCAGAGGAGCAGCTGAGCAAGCTGTCCTACAAGTACGAAAGCGAAAAAAAATCCGAATACACCCACGTTGGGCCAATCGGCTATGTCTGGGTCTCTGTTCCAGTGATCTGGCCGGACGGAGAAGTGGTGAATCTACAAGTCACCGAGAGCATAGAGGATACCGAGAATCGCCTGTCTGTGCTTCGTACAGTTCTTGTTGCCGTGACCATCATCGCGCTGATTCCGGCCATCATCTCCAGCCGTATTCTGGCGAACCGGATGACACGGCCGATCCAGCAGATGACACGCACGATGAGTGATATTCAGTCGAGCGGACAGTTCAAGCGCCTTCCGCTCGACGAAAAATCAAAGGATGAGCTGAAAACGATGGGGCAGACGTTCAACCGCATGATGGATCTGCTCGAATCCAACTTCGAGCGGCAGGAGCGCTTTGTTTCCGATGCTTCTCATGAACTGAAAACACCTTTAACCATCATTGAAAGTTATGCCAGTCTGCTGCAACGAAGGGGTAAGGAACGACCCGAAGTATTCGACGAGGCGGTGGAAGCCATTCTGTCCGAATCCGTGCGCATGCGGGAGATGACCGAGCAGCTGCTATTGCTGGCAAAGCAGCCAGAGCAGTGGAATGTACAGCTGGAACGGGTGGATATCACCCAACTTGCGCTGGATTCCACACGTGCATTTCGCGAAGCCTATCATCGGGAAGTCCACTGTGATGATCCGGGCAGGATATGGGTGATTAGCGATGTGAGCAAGCTGAAGCAGCTGCTTTTTATTTTGCTGGACAATGCTCGTAAGTATAGTGAGGATGCCATTGAAGTTCGGCTGGAGGCACAGGGGCAGGAAAGTCGGATATGTATTGTGGATAAGGGAATCGGTATGCGGGAAGAGGAATTGTCCAAGGTGTTTGACCGTTTCTATCGCGTAGATCAGGCCAGAACACGCAGCGGCGGAGCAAGTGGTTCGGGCTTGGGACTTTCCCTTGCCAAAGATATCGCAGAGGCCGTGGGCGCACGTATTGAATTGAACAGCACCGAGGGTAGAGGAACCGAGGCTTCGATTATTTTGCCCACATCCCTACAGAACGGATCACTCTCATGA
- a CDS encoding PepSY domain-containing protein → MEEHEGRPEMKREEQRRKGWAKPRRSFWWGAGFLALLAVIAIMWWNPWQSDRVMLTAEAAAQSVLDQYPGEIVNSTLKDGTYIMQLRSETGLYDVQVDAVTATVNSIKRLESNPQAEEKTLWSREQIKTELLKQTDAELVSLELVEQQGSPVYLAVFKIKDNGREQWTIDPYTGVKQSSKTLESSSPDPTTGEGTKTSFLSEKEAEQKALAKVPGEVDDIELRGTNSGNPYYLVEIDLEDGREAIVQVNAISGAIRSVTWDEDED, encoded by the coding sequence ATGGAAGAGCATGAGGGGCGTCCGGAAATGAAACGGGAAGAACAACGACGCAAAGGATGGGCGAAGCCGAGACGTTCATTTTGGTGGGGTGCGGGATTCCTGGCTCTCCTTGCCGTTATAGCGATTATGTGGTGGAATCCGTGGCAATCAGACCGCGTGATGTTAACAGCAGAAGCAGCGGCCCAATCGGTCTTGGATCAATATCCGGGAGAAATCGTGAATTCCACGTTGAAGGACGGAACCTATATTATGCAGCTCCGCTCCGAAACCGGACTGTATGACGTACAAGTTGATGCGGTTACGGCGACCGTGAATTCCATTAAACGGCTGGAGTCCAACCCGCAAGCCGAGGAGAAGACGTTATGGAGCCGGGAACAGATCAAGACGGAATTGCTGAAACAAACAGATGCCGAACTGGTATCCCTTGAACTTGTCGAGCAGCAGGGAAGCCCGGTGTATTTGGCGGTATTCAAGATAAAGGACAATGGTCGGGAGCAATGGACCATTGATCCGTATACCGGAGTGAAACAGTCTTCAAAGACGCTGGAATCCTCTTCACCCGACCCGACGACAGGGGAAGGCACCAAGACTTCATTTCTGAGCGAGAAAGAAGCAGAGCAGAAGGCACTGGCTAAGGTTCCCGGGGAAGTGGATGATATCGAACTCCGTGGAACGAATAGTGGCAATCCGTATTATCTGGTTGAAATTGACCTGGAGGACGGTCGTGAGGCCATTGTGCAGGTGAATGCCATTTCAGGCGCGATTCGTTCGGTTACTTGGGATGAGGACGAGGATTAG